The Pseudomonas parafulva genome includes a window with the following:
- a CDS encoding glucokinase, whose product MNDLLVGDIGGTNARFALWRDNQLHEVKVFATEDYTSPEQAIEAYLEALAIPRGGIAAACLAVAGPVDGDEFRFTNNHWRLSRTAFCQRLQIGHLLLINDFTAMALGMTRLREGEFREVCPGQADPLRPALVIGPGTGLGVGSLLRLGGKHWHALPGEGGHVDLPVGNAREAAIHQYIHGQIGHVSAETVLSGGGLVRLYQAICALDGETPRHTSPAQITDAALGGEPRARAVIEQFCRFLGRVAGNNVLTLGARGGVYIVGGVIPRFAELFLRSGFTASFGDKGCMSGYFEGVPVWLVTAEFSGLLGAGVALQQALDQG is encoded by the coding sequence ATGAATGACCTGCTGGTTGGCGACATCGGCGGCACCAATGCCCGTTTTGCGTTATGGCGTGACAACCAGCTGCACGAGGTGAAGGTTTTCGCCACCGAGGACTACACAAGCCCCGAACAGGCCATCGAGGCGTATCTAGAAGCCCTGGCCATCCCCCGTGGTGGTATAGCCGCCGCTTGCCTGGCCGTAGCCGGCCCGGTCGATGGCGATGAGTTTCGCTTCACCAACAACCACTGGCGCCTGAGCCGGACCGCCTTTTGCCAGCGGTTACAGATCGGGCACCTGTTGCTGATCAATGACTTCACCGCAATGGCCCTTGGCATGACCCGCCTGCGCGAAGGTGAGTTTCGGGAAGTATGCCCAGGGCAGGCCGATCCGCTGCGCCCGGCGCTGGTCATCGGCCCGGGTACAGGCCTGGGTGTCGGCTCGCTGTTGCGCCTGGGGGGCAAGCACTGGCATGCCTTGCCAGGCGAGGGCGGGCACGTCGATCTGCCCGTGGGCAATGCCCGGGAGGCGGCGATCCATCAGTACATCCATGGCCAGATCGGCCATGTCAGTGCCGAGACGGTGCTCAGCGGCGGCGGGCTCGTGCGCCTGTATCAGGCCATCTGCGCCCTGGATGGCGAGACCCCGCGGCACACCTCACCGGCGCAGATCACCGATGCAGCCCTGGGCGGCGAGCCGCGGGCGCGAGCGGTTATCGAGCAGTTCTGCCGGTTCCTGGGGCGGGTGGCGGGCAACAACGTGCTTACCCTGGGCGCGCGCGGTGGGGTATATATCGTCGGCGGCGTGATCCCGCGTTTTGCCGAGCTGTTCCTGCGCAGCGGTTTCACCGCCAGCTTCGGCGACAAAGGCTGCATGAGCGGTTACTTCGAAGGCGTGCCCGTGTGGCTGGTGACGGCCGAGTTTTCCGGGCTGCTGGGCGCTGGTGTGGCCTTGCAGCAAGCCTTGGATCAAGGCTAA
- the edd gene encoding phosphogluconate dehydratase, translated as MHPRILEVTQRLVERSRATRERYLQLIRGAASEGPMRASLQCANFAHGVAGCGSEDKQTLRLMNAANVAIVSAYNDMLSAHQPYLHFPEQIKRALREVGSVGQFAGGVPAMCDGVTQGEPGMELAIASREVIAMSTAVALSHNMFDAALMLGICDKIVPGLMMGALRFGHLPTVFVPGGPMVSGISNKQKADVRQRYAEGKASREELLESEMQSYHGPGTCTFYGTANTNQLVMEVMGLHLPGASFVNPYTPLRDALTAEAAQQVTRMTKASGTFMPLGEIVDEKALVNSIVALHATGGSTNHTLHIPAIAQAAGIQLTWQDMADLSDVVPTLSHVYPNGKADINHFQAAGGMAFLIRELLDAGLLHEDVNTVAGRGLRRYTQEPFLEDGKLVWREGPQQSLDESILRPVARPFSAEGGLRVMEGNLGRGVMKVSAVAPEHRVVEAPARIFHDQQSLADAFKAGELERDFVAVVRFQGPRCNGMPELHKLTPFLGVLQDRGYKVALVTDGRMSGASGKIPAAIHVCPEAYDGGPLARLRDGDIVRVDGAEGTLRVMVPADELAQRDLATAPQGNDLGCGRELFGFMRMAFSPAEQGASAFTSALENLK; from the coding sequence ATGCACCCGCGCATCCTTGAGGTCACCCAACGGCTGGTCGAGCGTAGTCGCGCCACCCGCGAACGCTACCTGCAGCTGATCCGCGGGGCCGCCAGCGAGGGCCCGATGCGTGCCAGCCTGCAATGCGCCAACTTCGCCCATGGCGTGGCCGGTTGCGGCAGCGAGGACAAACAGACCCTGCGCCTGATGAACGCGGCCAACGTGGCCATCGTCTCGGCCTACAACGACATGCTGTCGGCCCATCAGCCCTACCTGCATTTTCCCGAACAGATCAAGCGTGCCTTGCGCGAAGTCGGCTCGGTGGGCCAGTTCGCTGGCGGTGTGCCGGCCATGTGCGATGGCGTCACCCAGGGCGAGCCGGGCATGGAACTGGCCATCGCCAGCCGTGAAGTGATCGCCATGTCCACTGCCGTGGCGTTGTCCCACAACATGTTCGATGCGGCCCTGATGCTGGGCATTTGCGACAAGATCGTGCCAGGCCTGATGATGGGGGCCTTGCGCTTTGGCCACTTGCCCACGGTGTTCGTACCGGGCGGGCCGATGGTCTCGGGTATTTCCAACAAGCAGAAAGCCGATGTGCGCCAGCGTTATGCCGAAGGCAAGGCCAGCCGGGAGGAACTGCTGGAATCGGAAATGCAGTCCTACCACGGCCCTGGCACCTGCACCTTCTACGGCACGGCCAACACCAACCAGCTGGTGATGGAAGTGATGGGGCTGCACCTGCCGGGTGCCTCCTTCGTCAACCCCTACACGCCGCTGCGCGACGCACTGACCGCCGAGGCTGCACAACAGGTCACGCGCATGACGAAGGCCAGCGGCACCTTCATGCCCCTGGGCGAGATCGTCGACGAGAAGGCGCTGGTTAACTCGATCGTGGCCCTGCATGCCACAGGCGGCTCCACCAACCATACCCTGCACATTCCGGCCATCGCCCAGGCCGCCGGTATCCAACTGACCTGGCAGGACATGGCCGATCTGTCCGACGTGGTGCCGACCCTGTCCCACGTCTACCCCAACGGCAAGGCCGACATCAACCACTTCCAGGCCGCCGGCGGCATGGCCTTCCTGATCCGCGAGCTGCTCGATGCCGGCTTGCTGCACGAGGACGTCAACACCGTCGCCGGCCGCGGCCTGCGTCGTTATACCCAGGAGCCGTTCCTGGAGGACGGCAAGCTGGTCTGGCGCGAAGGGCCGCAGCAGAGCCTGGACGAAAGCATCCTGCGGCCCGTGGCGCGGCCATTCTCCGCCGAAGGTGGATTGCGGGTGATGGAAGGCAACCTGGGGCGTGGCGTGATGAAAGTCTCCGCCGTGGCACCGGAGCACCGTGTGGTCGAGGCGCCGGCGCGCATCTTCCACGATCAGCAGTCATTGGCCGATGCCTTCAAGGCAGGCGAGCTGGAGCGGGACTTCGTCGCGGTGGTGCGCTTCCAGGGCCCGCGCTGCAACGGCATGCCTGAACTGCACAAACTCACCCCATTCCTTGGCGTGTTGCAGGATCGCGGTTACAAGGTAGCCCTGGTGACCGATGGGCGCATGTCCGGTGCATCGGGCAAGATACCCGCCGCCATTCATGTGTGCCCCGAAGCCTATGATGGCGGCCCGCTGGCACGGCTGCGCGATGGTGATATCGTGCGGGTCGATGGCGCTGAAGGTACGTTGCGGGTGATGGTACCGGCCGACGAGCTGGCCCAGCGTGACCTGGCGACCGCGCCCCAGGGCAATGACCTGGGTTGCGGGCGCGAGCTGTTCGGTTTCATGCGCATGGCGTTCAGCCCGGCAGAGCAGGGCGCCAGCGCCTTTACCTCTGCCCTGGAGAACCTGAAATGA
- a CDS encoding FecR family protein, which produces MTDSPEHPPSPATPDARRRATDEALAWLVRLETAEPADHLAFETWLHANPENAEAFVQAEALWNGAALKQAAAQLQGQPLRPRAGRLRRHWKPLATAAALLVGLFMFGNVPVRLQADHLTVVGERHRVELQDDARVLLNTQSALASERSDGQQVARLLQGEAYFQVAKGAPAPLEVQAGPLRAQARDTDFAVRLLDGQAWVKVQRGDVDVQGGRDQRIRLQAGESIRVGPDGFGARRQLDMRKDLAWVDGRLVFENCPLSQVLAELRRYYPGWIINRNERLEKIAVTGNYRLDQPLEALRALAHITSAQLHEYPALVILN; this is translated from the coding sequence GTGACCGACAGCCCCGAACATCCTCCATCACCTGCCACGCCCGATGCGCGTCGTCGCGCCACGGACGAGGCCTTGGCATGGCTGGTGCGTCTTGAAACCGCCGAGCCTGCCGACCACCTTGCCTTCGAAACCTGGCTGCACGCCAATCCTGAGAATGCTGAAGCGTTCGTGCAGGCCGAGGCCTTGTGGAACGGTGCAGCGCTCAAGCAGGCCGCTGCACAGCTGCAGGGTCAACCACTACGCCCTCGCGCCGGTCGTCTGCGTCGCCATTGGAAACCGCTGGCCACCGCCGCCGCGCTGCTGGTAGGCCTGTTCATGTTCGGCAACGTGCCAGTGCGCCTACAAGCTGATCACCTGACGGTCGTGGGTGAACGTCACCGGGTGGAACTGCAGGACGATGCCCGGGTGCTGCTCAATACCCAATCAGCGTTAGCCAGCGAGCGCAGCGACGGGCAACAGGTCGCCCGCCTGCTGCAAGGCGAGGCATACTTCCAGGTCGCCAAGGGCGCGCCGGCCCCGCTTGAGGTGCAGGCCGGCCCACTGCGCGCCCAGGCACGCGACACTGATTTTGCCGTCCGCCTGCTCGATGGCCAAGCTTGGGTCAAGGTGCAGCGCGGCGACGTCGACGTACAAGGAGGTCGCGATCAGCGTATCCGTTTGCAGGCCGGCGAGAGTATTCGCGTCGGGCCCGACGGGTTCGGTGCACGCAGGCAACTGGACATGCGCAAGGACCTGGCCTGGGTCGATGGGCGCCTGGTCTTCGAAAACTGCCCCTTGAGCCAGGTGCTGGCCGAGCTGCGCCGCTATTACCCCGGCTGGATCATCAATCGCAATGAGCGGCTGGAGAAGATCGCCGTCACCGGCAACTACCGCCTCGACCAGCCGCTTGAGGCGCTACGTGCGTTGGCCCACATCACCTCGGCACAACTGCATGAGTATCCGGCGCTGGTCATCCTGAACTAA
- a CDS encoding RNA polymerase sigma factor: MSQSRFNSVFLSQRPILLRTLQRMVGNRCTAEDLLQETYLRVSRALGERSVQHIEPFVFQTARNLALDHLRARRVQARTLVEDVSDEVVNNVAVPASSNEEAAHAEHLLRHLSESLKQLTQRQQRIFTLSRLHGATYLEIAQQLGVSASTVQKELKLIMGICLGVAQRLDD, translated from the coding sequence GTGAGTCAGTCCCGGTTCAACTCCGTATTCCTCAGCCAGAGGCCCATCTTGCTGCGCACGCTCCAGCGCATGGTCGGCAACCGCTGTACCGCCGAAGACCTGCTCCAGGAAACCTACCTGCGCGTCTCACGCGCACTGGGCGAGCGCTCGGTCCAGCACATCGAACCCTTCGTCTTTCAGACCGCGCGCAATCTTGCGCTCGACCATTTGCGTGCCCGCCGCGTGCAGGCCCGAACCCTGGTCGAAGACGTCTCTGACGAGGTGGTTAACAATGTCGCCGTGCCCGCCAGCAGCAACGAAGAGGCTGCGCATGCCGAGCACCTGCTCCGTCACCTGAGCGAAAGCCTGAAGCAACTGACCCAGCGCCAGCAAAGGATCTTCACGCTAAGCCGGCTGCACGGCGCCACCTATCTTGAAATCGCCCAGCAGCTGGGGGTTTCTGCGAGCACGGTGCAAAAGGAACTGAAGTTGATCATGGGTATCTGCCTGGGTGTTGCCCAGCGCCTGGACGATTGA
- the gap gene encoding type I glyceraldehyde-3-phosphate dehydrogenase yields MTLRIAINGFGRIGRNVLRALYTQGYRQDMQVVAINDLGDSTMNAHLLKYDSVHGTFEASVEADHESLTVNGDRIAVSAIRNPAELPWKALAIDVVFECTGLFTERDKAAAHIAAGAGKVIVSAPAKGADATVVYGVNHDVLRASHQVISNASCTTNCLAPIAQVLHREFGIEQGLMTTIHAYTNDQVLTDVYHSDPYRARSATQSMIPSKTGAAEAVGLVLPELAGKLTGMAVRVPVINVSLVDLTVNLKREATAEQVNQLFLEASKHSRVLGYNALPLVSCDFNHNPLSSIFDANHTRANGRMLKVLAWYDNEWGFSNRMLDNCLALCRAQ; encoded by the coding sequence ATGACCCTTCGCATCGCCATCAACGGATTCGGCCGCATCGGGCGCAATGTCCTGCGCGCACTCTATACCCAGGGCTACCGCCAGGACATGCAGGTCGTCGCCATCAACGACCTGGGCGACAGCACCATGAACGCCCACCTGCTCAAGTACGACAGCGTGCACGGTACCTTCGAGGCCAGCGTCGAAGCCGACCACGAAAGCCTCACCGTCAACGGCGACCGCATCGCGGTCAGCGCCATTCGCAACCCGGCCGAACTGCCCTGGAAAGCCCTGGCGATCGATGTGGTCTTCGAATGCACGGGGCTGTTCACCGAGCGCGACAAGGCTGCTGCGCACATCGCCGCCGGGGCTGGCAAGGTGATCGTCTCCGCGCCAGCCAAGGGCGCTGATGCTACCGTGGTGTATGGCGTCAACCACGACGTGCTGCGCGCCTCGCACCAGGTCATCTCCAACGCTTCCTGCACCACCAACTGCCTGGCGCCCATCGCCCAGGTGCTGCACCGCGAGTTCGGTATCGAGCAAGGCCTGATGACCACCATCCACGCCTACACCAACGATCAGGTGCTGACCGACGTGTACCACAGCGACCCTTATCGCGCCCGTTCGGCCACCCAATCGATGATCCCGAGCAAGACCGGCGCCGCCGAAGCCGTGGGCCTGGTATTGCCGGAACTGGCTGGCAAGCTCACTGGCATGGCCGTGCGGGTACCGGTGATCAACGTGTCGCTGGTGGACCTCACCGTCAACCTCAAGCGCGAAGCCACGGCCGAACAGGTCAACCAGCTGTTCCTGGAGGCCAGCAAGCATTCGCGGGTACTGGGCTACAACGCCCTGCCCCTGGTCTCGTGCGACTTCAACCACAACCCGCTGTCGTCTATCTTCGATGCCAATCACACGCGGGCCAACGGGCGCATGCTCAAGGTGCTGGCCTGGTACGACAACGAGTGGGGCTTCTCCAACCGCATGCTGGACAACTGCCTGGCGCTTTGTCGCGCTCAGTAA
- a CDS encoding AGE family epimerase/isomerase, producing the protein MNNDLSSQVSWLQAPGHTAWRLAEGQRLLAFARAAKLAEGFGDLDAAGRLADDASAQTLTTARMTHCFALAHLQGIPGCLGLAAHGVTALRGPLRDARYGGWFAQAGGCEGSGKAAYLHAFVALAASSAVVAGVEGAEALLTDAIGVIERHFWSEEEGALREAYDRVWQTPEPYRGANSNMHATEAFLALADVTGNPVWLQRALRIAERIIHTHAAANGYRVVEHFDVAWQPLKDYNQAHPADHFRPYGTTPGHAFEWARLLLHLEASLARCGHAPPPWLVDSARTLFDTACEQAWGVDGQPGLVYTLGWDDRPRVRARLHWVHAEACACAAALLQRTGQARFEQWYRRCWDFISEHFIDLAGGSWHHELDVDNRPAGTIWPGKPDLYHAYQALVLPGLPLARSLATGVALNVTKR; encoded by the coding sequence ATGAACAATGATCTTTCTTCACAGGTGTCCTGGCTCCAAGCGCCTGGGCACACTGCATGGCGCCTGGCCGAGGGGCAGCGGTTACTGGCCTTCGCCAGGGCTGCAAAGCTGGCAGAAGGGTTTGGTGACCTGGATGCGGCAGGCAGGCTTGCCGATGATGCAAGCGCCCAGACCCTGACCACTGCCCGGATGACCCACTGTTTCGCCCTGGCTCACCTTCAGGGCATACCGGGTTGTCTGGGGCTGGCTGCCCACGGTGTGACTGCCCTGCGTGGCCCCCTGAGGGATGCGCGCTACGGCGGCTGGTTTGCCCAGGCGGGCGGCTGCGAGGGAAGCGGCAAGGCAGCGTATCTGCATGCTTTCGTCGCCTTGGCGGCCAGCTCCGCCGTCGTGGCGGGCGTCGAGGGCGCCGAGGCATTGCTGACCGACGCCATCGGCGTCATCGAGCGGCATTTCTGGAGCGAAGAGGAAGGTGCGCTTCGCGAAGCCTATGATCGCGTCTGGCAGACGCCTGAGCCCTACCGCGGCGCCAACAGCAACATGCACGCGACCGAGGCGTTCCTGGCCCTGGCCGATGTAACCGGCAACCCTGTGTGGCTGCAACGCGCCCTGCGCATTGCCGAGCGCATCATCCATACCCACGCCGCTGCCAACGGCTATCGAGTGGTGGAACACTTCGACGTCGCCTGGCAGCCGCTCAAGGATTACAACCAAGCACACCCGGCCGACCACTTTCGCCCCTATGGCACGACGCCAGGGCATGCCTTCGAGTGGGCGAGGCTTTTGCTTCACCTGGAGGCCAGCCTGGCCCGCTGCGGGCACGCGCCCCCGCCCTGGCTGGTCGACAGTGCCCGCACCCTGTTCGACACCGCCTGCGAACAGGCGTGGGGCGTTGATGGCCAGCCTGGCCTCGTCTACACCCTTGGCTGGGATGACCGGCCGCGGGTTCGCGCGCGGCTGCACTGGGTTCACGCTGAAGCCTGCGCATGCGCAGCGGCCCTGTTGCAGCGCACGGGGCAGGCGCGCTTCGAGCAGTGGTACCGGCGCTGCTGGGACTTCATATCCGAGCATTTCATCGACCTTGCAGGCGGCAGCTGGCACCACGAACTCGATGTCGACAACCGTCCAGCCGGCACGATCTGGCCCGGCAAGCCCGACCTGTACCATGCCTACCAGGCCCTGGTGCTACCCGGCCTGCCCTTGGCACGCAGCCTGGCGACCGGTGTGGCCTTGAATGTAACCAAACGATGA
- a CDS encoding ABC transporter substrate-binding protein, whose protein sequence is MTSYLRLAAAISLASLFPLTAHAADAKGTVEVVHWWTSGGEKAAVDVLKAQVEKDGFTWKDGAVAGGGGATAMTVLKSRAVAGNPPGVAQIKGPDIQDWAATGLLDSDVLKEVAKQEKWDALLDKKVADTVKYDGDYVAVPVNIHRTNWLWINPEAFKKAGIDKAPATLDEFYAAADKLKAAGIIPLAHGGQPWQDSTVFESVVLSVMGVDGYKKALVDLDNDALTGPNMIRALTELKRVATYMDPDGKGQDWNLEAAKVINGKAGMQIMGDWAKSEWTLAKKTAGKDYQCVPFPGTEKAFLYNIDSLVVFKQSNEGTAAGQQDIARKVLGEEFQKVFSTNKGSIPVRNDMLADMGKYGFDACAQTSAKDFLADAKTGGLQPSMAHNMATTLAVQGAFFDVVTNYINDPKADPADAAKKLAAAIRAAK, encoded by the coding sequence ATGACTTCCTACCTTCGTCTCGCTGCCGCGATCTCCCTGGCTTCCCTGTTCCCCCTGACTGCGCACGCTGCCGATGCCAAGGGCACCGTCGAAGTGGTGCACTGGTGGACGTCCGGTGGTGAAAAAGCGGCCGTCGATGTGCTCAAGGCCCAGGTCGAGAAAGACGGTTTCACCTGGAAGGACGGGGCCGTGGCCGGCGGTGGCGGCGCTACCGCCATGACCGTGCTCAAAAGCCGAGCGGTGGCTGGCAATCCGCCAGGCGTCGCACAGATCAAAGGCCCCGATATCCAGGACTGGGCCGCGACCGGCCTGCTCGACAGCGACGTGCTCAAGGAGGTGGCCAAGCAGGAAAAGTGGGATGCACTGCTGGATAAGAAAGTCGCCGACACCGTGAAGTACGACGGCGACTATGTAGCCGTTCCCGTCAACATCCACCGTACCAACTGGCTGTGGATCAACCCGGAAGCCTTCAAGAAGGCCGGGATCGACAAGGCGCCCGCCACCCTCGATGAGTTCTATGCCGCTGCCGACAAGCTCAAGGCCGCAGGCATCATCCCGCTCGCCCACGGTGGCCAGCCGTGGCAGGACAGCACGGTCTTTGAAAGCGTCGTGCTGTCGGTGATGGGTGTCGACGGTTACAAGAAAGCCCTGGTCGACCTGGACAACGACGCCCTGACCGGCCCCAACATGATCAGGGCCCTGACCGAACTCAAGCGAGTCGCCACGTACATGGACCCTGATGGCAAAGGCCAGGACTGGAACCTGGAAGCTGCCAAGGTCATCAACGGCAAGGCCGGCATGCAGATCATGGGCGACTGGGCCAAGAGCGAATGGACCTTGGCCAAGAAAACCGCCGGCAAGGACTACCAGTGCGTGCCGTTCCCCGGCACCGAGAAGGCCTTCCTGTACAACATCGATTCGCTGGTGGTGTTCAAGCAGAGCAATGAGGGCACTGCTGCCGGCCAGCAGGATATCGCCCGCAAGGTGCTGGGTGAGGAGTTCCAGAAGGTGTTCAGCACCAATAAGGGCTCGATCCCGGTGCGCAACGACATGCTCGCCGACATGGGCAAGTATGGGTTCGATGCGTGTGCCCAGACCTCGGCCAAGGACTTCCTCGCCGACGCCAAGACCGGCGGCCTGCAACCGAGCATGGCGCACAACATGGCCACGACGCTGGCCGTGCAGGGCGCTTTCTTCGATGTGGTGACCAACTACATCAACGACCCCAAGGCCGATCCGGCTGACGCTGCGAAGAAGCTGGCAGCCGCCATCCGAGCAGCCAAGTAG
- the gltR gene encoding two-component system response regulator GltR translates to MSTAGKSILMVDDDQEIRELLQTYLSRSGFQVNAQADGAGFRHALDTTACDLVILDVMLPDEDGFSLCRWVRQHPRQARVPIIMLTASSDETDRVIGLELGADDYLGKPFSPRELQARIKALLRRAEFGQAAPGGAVLAFDDWRLDTVSHRLFHRDGEEVILSGADFALLKLFLDHPQQILDRDTIGNATRGREPMPLDRIVDMAVSRLRQRLRDTEKPPRLIRTVRGSGYLLATHVCTAP, encoded by the coding sequence TTGAGCACTGCCGGCAAATCCATCCTGATGGTTGACGACGATCAGGAAATTCGCGAATTGTTGCAAACCTACCTCAGCCGTTCGGGCTTTCAGGTCAATGCCCAGGCCGATGGCGCCGGGTTTCGTCATGCCCTTGACACCACAGCGTGTGACCTGGTGATCCTGGACGTCATGCTGCCGGACGAGGACGGTTTCAGCCTGTGCCGCTGGGTACGCCAGCACCCGCGCCAGGCGAGGGTACCCATCATCATGTTGACGGCAAGCTCGGACGAGACCGATCGGGTCATCGGGCTTGAGCTTGGCGCCGATGACTACCTGGGCAAGCCGTTCAGCCCGCGCGAGTTGCAGGCCCGCATCAAAGCCTTGCTACGCCGCGCCGAGTTCGGGCAGGCAGCGCCGGGCGGGGCGGTGCTGGCATTCGACGACTGGCGGCTCGACACGGTCAGCCATCGCCTGTTCCACCGCGATGGAGAGGAGGTGATTCTTTCGGGTGCGGACTTTGCGCTGCTCAAGCTATTCTTGGACCACCCCCAGCAGATTCTCGACCGCGATACCATCGGCAACGCCACCCGAGGGCGAGAGCCGATGCCACTGGACCGCATCGTGGACATGGCCGTCAGCCGTCTGCGCCAGCGCTTGCGCGACACCGAAAAGCCACCCCGGCTGATCCGCACCGTGCGCGGCAGCGGCTACCTGCTGGCGACCCATGTCTGCACTGCACCCTGA
- a CDS encoding ATP-binding protein, with the protein MSALHPERRWRLLPRSLLGRMLLLTLLVVLLAQGLSSIIWVAQLRASQLQGLRASASSLAHSMSASVSYFRSLPVAYRPMVLDQLRSMGGTRFFVSLNAKPLDMQVLPVTPRKQAVVEVFQQVLHERLGPQMDISVEFVDPDELRIFNSGLKLDELPRSWAHYSLTLEPLNPPVLVTQIRLAEGEWLYIASLLPEPYTSLEAERLPRQQIGFIVLTTALLLLFIGLLVHWQSWPLKRLARAARELSLGADVAPVAEGGGSEVVEVGRAFNSMRERISRYLTERSQLFSAISHDLRTPITRLRLRVELLEDEHLQAKFSQDLDELELLVKGALQCVKDTDIHENIEPVDLNQVLELLAEPYLRDGRITLEGHALAPYPGKPLALRRCIGNLIDNAIKYGERARLRIIDGAAGFVLQVDDQGPGVPQQQMEQVFEPHVRLAGHQQGYGLGLGIARNIAHSHGGEVSLLNLREGGLRVTLYLPRGVD; encoded by the coding sequence ATGTCTGCACTGCACCCTGAGCGGCGCTGGCGCCTGCTGCCACGCTCGCTGCTGGGGCGCATGCTGCTGCTGACCTTGCTGGTGGTTCTGCTGGCGCAAGGATTGTCGAGCATCATCTGGGTGGCCCAGCTGCGCGCCAGCCAGTTGCAAGGGCTGCGTGCCAGTGCCAGCAGCCTGGCCCACTCCATGAGCGCCAGCGTCAGTTACTTTCGTTCACTGCCCGTGGCTTACCGGCCGATGGTGCTCGACCAGTTGCGCAGCATGGGGGGCACGCGGTTTTTTGTTTCGCTGAACGCCAAGCCGTTGGATATGCAGGTACTGCCTGTCACGCCGCGCAAGCAGGCCGTGGTGGAGGTGTTCCAGCAGGTGCTGCATGAGCGTCTCGGGCCGCAGATGGACATCTCCGTCGAATTCGTCGACCCCGATGAACTGCGCATCTTCAACAGTGGGCTCAAGCTCGACGAGTTGCCAAGGTCATGGGCGCATTACTCACTCACCCTCGAACCGCTCAACCCGCCGGTGCTGGTCACCCAGATTCGTCTGGCCGAAGGCGAATGGCTGTACATCGCCTCGTTGTTGCCCGAGCCCTACACCAGCCTGGAAGCCGAGCGTCTGCCGCGTCAGCAGATCGGCTTCATCGTCCTGACCACGGCGTTGTTGTTGCTGTTCATCGGGCTGCTGGTGCATTGGCAAAGCTGGCCGCTCAAGCGCCTGGCCCGTGCAGCGCGCGAGCTGTCACTGGGCGCCGATGTAGCGCCAGTGGCCGAAGGCGGCGGCAGCGAGGTGGTGGAGGTGGGCCGGGCCTTCAACAGCATGCGCGAACGCATCAGCCGTTACCTCACCGAGCGTAGCCAACTGTTCAGCGCCATCTCCCATGATCTGCGCACGCCCATCACCCGGCTTCGCCTGCGTGTCGAGCTGCTTGAAGACGAACACCTGCAAGCCAAGTTCAGCCAGGACCTGGACGAACTGGAGCTGCTGGTAAAGGGCGCGCTGCAATGCGTGAAGGACACCGACATTCACGAGAACATCGAGCCGGTGGACCTCAATCAGGTCCTCGAACTGCTGGCTGAGCCGTACCTGCGAGACGGTCGAATCACCCTCGAAGGGCATGCCCTGGCGCCGTATCCCGGCAAGCCGCTGGCATTGCGGCGCTGCATCGGCAACCTGATCGACAACGCCATCAAGTACGGCGAGCGGGCGCGGCTGCGCATCATCGACGGTGCGGCAGGCTTCGTGCTGCAGGTCGATGATCAAGGGCCGGGGGTGCCGCAACAGCAGATGGAGCAGGTGTTCGAGCCCCATGTGCGGCTGGCTGGTCATCAGCAAGGCTACGGGCTGGGGTTGGGCATTGCCCGCAATATCGCCCACAGCCACGGCGGCGAGGTCAGCCTGCTCAACCTGCGCGAAGGCGGCTTGCGGGTGACCTTGTACCTGCCACGGGGCGTGGATTGA